One part of the [Synechococcus] sp. NIES-970 genome encodes these proteins:
- a CDS encoding methyl accepting chemotaxis protein: protein MTIAENFPNDAGLRFEDTSLASEGPAAKKTESAQGFFGKHSPGGSPAKKRRQAGPLSRRLLVTVMPTVLTPLILASAIGYKVVSDKAKADVINLLQEDSFLASEATANFVNDLMKVPGLLAVDPQITQALRSSEAVVAEQKLTQLPQDRLEAQFSATRFLQPNTNLNNYLKNISAQSGLQSLLVTNRYGFNVASDTQPDTFVHSAEDWWQDAQANGVAVEETVLDEATGEKRLGIARSILAPGTEEFLGIVEVKVSSATLHDRVRDFIEKDLYKSQRVQLIDPDAGTVLDTIQPTDSGLSEAELTAELDSVVGGENILQMARDMNAVVEDGSQSDEAIKTTLENKYPEIHRVEVESFESTTGKFIEVTFELGDKDFSISTIPNVPWVAIASMNAEEINTAGRDLLKVFSATGLVLGGAAVGILILLARQLSKPLASLSVTAEQVAAGNLDVVAEEQGTIETLTLGYSFNNLLTKVNQLIKEQKIIAEEQQQRREELESEVESLMSNIEGAVDGDLTVRAQLMAGEVGIVADLFNAVIENLHDIAKEVKKSSGQVTGSLTENEAAIRSLAEEAIHEALEVQKSLDSVKSMSQSIEEVAKNAIQASAISNTAFTTVQAGNQVMNQTVESIQGLRATIGDTAKKMKRLGESAQKISQVVALIDELALKTNLLSINASVEAARAGELGQGFTAVAEQVGALAEQSAAATKEISKIVTSIQSETQELVAAMETGTAQVVDSTNLVETTKERLAEVLERSQEIDQLMQSISASTTAQAETAQGVTKVMNQMAFASELRSSSSREVAEAMHSTAEVAQKLKASVEQFKV from the coding sequence ATGACTATTGCAGAAAATTTTCCCAATGATGCCGGCCTACGGTTTGAAGATACAAGCTTAGCCTCTGAGGGGCCAGCGGCAAAAAAGACTGAATCTGCCCAAGGATTTTTTGGCAAGCATAGCCCTGGCGGCAGCCCAGCGAAAAAGCGGCGTCAGGCAGGCCCCTTGAGTCGGCGTCTGCTAGTCACGGTTATGCCTACGGTCTTAACTCCCCTAATCCTGGCATCGGCCATTGGGTACAAAGTTGTATCAGACAAAGCAAAGGCAGACGTGATCAATCTTCTCCAGGAAGATTCTTTCTTGGCTTCTGAGGCAACAGCAAACTTTGTGAATGACCTGATGAAAGTGCCTGGTTTACTGGCTGTGGATCCCCAGATTACCCAAGCCTTGCGCAGTAGTGAGGCCGTTGTCGCCGAGCAAAAGCTCACGCAGTTACCACAGGATCGTTTAGAAGCTCAGTTTAGTGCGACTCGATTTTTGCAACCTAATACCAACCTCAACAATTACCTCAAAAACATCTCTGCACAATCAGGTCTTCAATCTCTCCTGGTGACCAATCGCTATGGGTTTAATGTTGCCTCTGATACGCAACCTGATACTTTTGTCCATTCGGCAGAAGACTGGTGGCAAGACGCCCAAGCAAATGGGGTGGCAGTGGAAGAAACCGTGCTAGACGAAGCTACTGGTGAGAAACGCTTAGGGATTGCCCGTTCTATTCTTGCACCAGGCACGGAAGAGTTTCTAGGGATAGTCGAAGTCAAAGTTAGCTCTGCAACTCTCCATGACAGGGTGCGGGATTTCATCGAAAAAGATCTATATAAAAGCCAACGGGTTCAGCTCATTGACCCAGATGCGGGGACTGTTCTTGATACGATTCAGCCGACGGATTCGGGCCTCAGTGAAGCAGAACTAACGGCAGAACTTGACTCAGTGGTCGGGGGAGAGAACATTCTCCAAATGGCGCGGGATATGAATGCTGTGGTGGAAGATGGTAGCCAGTCCGATGAAGCAATCAAGACAACATTAGAAAACAAATATCCCGAGATTCATAGAGTGGAAGTAGAAAGTTTTGAGTCTACTACAGGGAAATTCATTGAAGTCACATTTGAGCTCGGAGATAAAGATTTTAGTATTTCTACCATCCCCAACGTCCCTTGGGTGGCGATCGCCTCCATGAACGCCGAAGAGATCAACACCGCAGGTCGTGACCTCCTTAAAGTGTTTAGTGCGACTGGCCTAGTTCTGGGTGGAGCTGCAGTGGGCATTCTCATCCTTTTGGCTCGACAGCTATCCAAGCCGCTCGCTTCCCTATCCGTTACTGCAGAGCAAGTGGCAGCCGGTAATCTAGACGTTGTGGCCGAAGAACAGGGCACCATCGAAACCTTGACCCTTGGTTATAGCTTTAACAACCTCCTGACGAAGGTCAACCAATTAATTAAAGAACAAAAAATCATTGCCGAAGAACAACAACAACGACGCGAAGAACTAGAAAGTGAAGTTGAAAGTCTCATGTCGAACATTGAAGGTGCCGTTGATGGAGACCTCACCGTTCGTGCTCAGTTAATGGCTGGGGAAGTCGGGATCGTTGCTGACCTATTCAATGCTGTTATTGAAAATCTCCATGACATTGCAAAAGAAGTTAAAAAGTCTTCGGGACAAGTGACCGGCTCCCTCACCGAAAATGAAGCGGCGATCCGCTCCCTCGCAGAGGAGGCGATTCATGAAGCCCTTGAGGTGCAAAAATCCCTAGACTCGGTCAAATCCATGTCCCAGTCCATCGAAGAGGTGGCCAAAAACGCGATTCAAGCTTCCGCGATCTCAAACACTGCATTTACCACGGTTCAAGCAGGTAACCAAGTGATGAACCAGACGGTAGAAAGTATTCAAGGTCTGCGGGCGACCATTGGCGATACCGCGAAAAAAATGAAGCGCTTAGGGGAGTCTGCCCAAAAGATTTCCCAGGTGGTTGCCTTGATTGATGAATTAGCCCTAAAAACAAACCTCCTCTCGATTAATGCCAGTGTTGAAGCCGCGCGGGCTGGAGAACTAGGTCAAGGCTTCACGGCGGTTGCAGAACAGGTGGGGGCCCTCGCTGAACAGTCAGCCGCTGCAACAAAAGAAATCAGCAAGATTGTCACGAGCATTCAATCAGAAACCCAAGAACTTGTGGCAGCCATGGAAACAGGTACAGCCCAGGTGGTCGACAGTACCAACCTTGTGGAAACAACAAAAGAACGTCTGGCAGAGGTACTAGAGCGTTCTCAAGAAATTGACCAGTTGATGCAGTCTATTTCGGCCAGTACAACGGCCCAGGCAGAAACCGCCCAGGGCGTTACGAAAGTAATGAACCAAATGGCATTTGCATCGGAGTTGCGTTCTTCGTCTTCCCGTGAAGTGGCTGAAGCAATGCACTCTACTGCAGAGGTTGCTCAAAAACTAAAAGCATCTGTAGAACAGTTCAAGGTCTAA